In Plectropomus leopardus isolate mb chromosome 20, YSFRI_Pleo_2.0, whole genome shotgun sequence, one DNA window encodes the following:
- the alpk2 gene encoding alpha-protein kinase 2 → MPVSGSSEGSEGIGWSSDDTRSWGPPVERWSSVDSWASALSEWTGIIAAPPEDFTAVFTEIGAEIDALTQALAEVNTETQTSKEGEGQKPAEQEQPQLPMGVQDQPLEAQNISESSVLSGQSCLSLCLEAAGREGALCAESLCDSTAITQEEKEPQEIQSSRAERSPCPIHQHSSMGSSGVMVAPSWSVDVIPESTSPKLDLSCFGRFVKSDIFISSEGDPIILNITEDTDLEEQNTPAELMIVEPFGNKECEVTDEHGVPHPSSVAEQEAKSSPGPAEVDRKGAEPLTDLDFLAAHHLTNSHVPGVPTQPGLTHVSSDTLPDLDGACQVEPRWGSPKFITPLAPLSIGSCLVGQGGCRLEGEQTCAKKSLSGNTCSQQCTLWPTSDGITDKTSLEGHESIHKKENTLNSAERSLPEKQLDLVAARKTITEDIHDLSRELSNLVDFPADHFIISEENRVAVITLESNDPFVSRIAKPIAIAAITELNQKTAEKMPHKTHKSSSESKARAKKDKSAGHHHGAQVSKKQENVSPHVSAQQVCKQQETHPLIEENHSSKNTPVEDKEAKLVIETGVVTEKASNKPHGKKKKKHTSTATGVKSVAEPLVEVENGAKPKTARGRIDMFEAKLGAKAGKPQRDNNQSDEKKSQQTQTKVSQGEQPPHHADPKDQQAKNITSPLKDDIIKRRRLSGDKFGKIVSVLESKLPKPDVPIQAKGEEPKVDAGAMRKKPYSEVVKQKILPKEEPKVVQPIQAVSVSGDPQSLCLWCQFSAVFSHHTVTWSRGGTVLSEIKRSAGDESRVSLTISNASHKDLGKYQCQLTSSHGSVTQDYLLTYEVLSEIVIPPSPKIVPSAPVDVASEEEDVNCSRLIFKEDFLTDQYFGENQPVSIITEKVHFGEGMHRRAFRTKMQAGQIPLSVPGHSCVLKVHNAISYGTKNNDELVQKNFTLAVEECQVQNTAREYIKAYTTVAQSIESFGEIPEIIPIYLVHRPSNDIPYATLEEELIGDFVKYSVKDGKEINLMRRDSEAGQKCCAFQHWVYHKTEGNLLVTDMQGVGMRLTDVGIATCKKGYKGFKGNCSTSFIDQFKALHQCNKYCEILGLKSLQPKPKKPPSAPKAKPQPSAAPKKKTFGPTVKGKS, encoded by the exons ATGCCAGTATCTGGCAG CTCTGAAGGTAGTGAGGGGATTGGCTGGTCCAGCGATGACACCAGAAGTTGGGGGCCACCGGTTGAGAGGTGGTCATCAGTGGACAGCTGGGCAAGTGCACTCTCAGAGTGGACCGGGATCATCGCGGCTCCACCAGAAGACTTCACAGCTGTTTTCACAGAGATCGGGGCCGAGATAGATGCTCTGACACAGGCACTCGCAGAGGTcaatacagaaacacagacGTCTAAAGAGGGAGAGGGTCAAAAGCCAGCAGAGCAGGAACAACCGCAGCTACCCATGGGTGTCCAAGATCAACCTCTAGAGGCGCAAAATATCTCAGAGAGCTCCGTCCTCTCTGGGCAGAGTTGTCTGTCTTTGTGCCTCGAAGCTGCAGGCAGAGAGGGCGCCCTGTGTGCTGAATCTCTGTGTGATTCAACAGCTATAACACAGGAAGAAAAGGAGCCGCAAGAAATCCAGAGCAGCCGGGCTGAGCGCTCTCCATGTCCCATACACCAGCACTCATCCATGGGGTCATCTGGTGTCATGGTGGCTCCCTCCTGGAGTGTGGATGTGATCCCTGAATCTACTTCTCCCAAACTTGACCTTTCTTGCTTTGGTAGATTTGTCAAATCGGACATTTTCATTAGCAGTGAAGGAGATCCAATCATACTGAATATAACAGAGGATACAGATTTGGAGGAACAAAATACACCTGCAGAGCTCATGATTGTGGAG CCCTTTGGAAATAAAGAGTGTGAAGTGACAGATGAACACGGTGTCCCCCACCCGAGCTCGGTTGCGGAGCAGGAAGCCAAAAGCAGCCCTGGGCCAGCTGAGGTTGATCGTAAAGGAGCCGAACCTTTAACAGATCTTGATTTCCTCGCCGCACACCATCTGACAAACTCACACGTGCCAGGTGTGCCCACACAACCTGGCCTCACGCACGTGTCGTCTGACACTTTACCAGACCTTGACGGAGCATGTCAGGTGGAGCCACGGTGGGGGAGTCCTAAGTTTATTACGCCCTTAGCTCCTCTCAGTATCGGCTCCTGCCTTGTCGGCCAGGGAGGCTGCCGTTTGGAAGGAGAGCAAACTTGTGCCAAGAAGTCTCTCAGTGGCAACACTTGTAGTCAACAGTGCACTCTTTGGCCTACCTCGGATGGGATTACAGACAAAACATCTCTGGAAGGTCATGAGTCAAttcataaaaaggaaaatacattAAACTCTGCTGAGAGATCTTTACCAGAGAAACAACTGGACTTAGTCGCcgcaagaaaaacaataactgaGGACATTCATGACCTCAGCAGAGAACTATCAAACTTGGTTGATTTTCCTGCTGATCATTTCATCATCTCGGAGGAGAACCGTGTTGCAGTCATCACTTTAGAATCAAATGACCCCTTTGTATCCAGGATTGCAAAACCCATCGCTATAGCTGCTATAACTGAGTTGaatcagaaaacagctgaaaagatgCCGCACAAAACCCACAAATCCAGCTCAGAGAGTAAAGCACGTGCCAAAAAGGACAAATCTGCTGGTCATCATCATGGTGCACAAGTTTCCAAGAAACAGGAGAATGTATCTCCCCATGTTTCAGCCCAGCAGGTCTGCAAACAGCAAGAGACTCACCCTCTTATCGAGGAAAATCACAGCAGTAAGAACACTCCTGTTGAGGACAAGGAGGCTAAATTAGTGATTGAGACTGGAGTGGTAACTGAGAAGGCATCAAACAAGCCACACggcaagaagaaaaagaaacatactTCAACTGCAACAGGAGTGAAAAGTGTAGCTGAACCACTGGTTGAAGTGGAGAATGGAGCAAAACCAAAGACTGCAAGAGGAAGGATTGATATGTTTGAGGCCAAACTGGGAGCGAAAGCTGGGAAACCTCAAAGGGACAATAATCAGTCAGATGAGAAAAAGTCTCAGCAAACACAAACTAAAGTTTCGCAAGGAGAACAACCTCCACATCATGCAGATCCTAAAGACCAACAGGCAAAAAACATCACCAGTCCTTTGAAAGATGATATTATCAAAAGACGTCGCCTGTCAGGGGACAAGTTCGGGAAGATTGTCAGTGTTTTGGAGTCTAAACTACCGAAGCCAGATGTTCCTATCCAGGCAAAGGGGGAAGAACCAAAAGTAGATGCCGGGGCAATGCGTAAGAAGCCATACAGTGAAGTGGTCAAACAGAAAATCCTTCCTAAAGAAG AGCCCAAGGTGGTGCAGCCTATCCAGGCAGTGTCAGTGAGCGGGGATCCCCAGagtctgtgtttgtggtgtCAGTTTTCGGCCGTCTTCTCCCACCACACCGTCACCTGGAGCAGAGGGGGCACTGTCCTGTCTGAGATCAAGAGAAg TGCAGGGGACGAGAGCAGAGTGTCGCTGACCATCTCCAACGCTTCTCACAAAGACTTGGGCAAATACCAGTGCCAGCTCACCAGTTCACATGGATCAGTCACCCAGGACTACCTGCTCACatatgaag TGCTCAGTGAGATTGTCATCCCTCCATCCCCAAAGATTGTCCCAT CTGCCCCTGTGGATGTTGCGAGTGAAGAAGAGGATGTCAACTGTTCCCGTCTGATATTCAAAGAGGATTTCCTAACAGACCAATACTTTGGAGAGAACCAACCTGTCAGCATCATCACTGAAAAGGTCCACTTTGGGGAGGGGATGCACCGGCGGGCTTTCCGGACCAAGATGCAGGCGGGTCAGATACCTCTGTCTGTACCTGGACACTCGTGTGTGCTCAAAGTACACAATGCTATCAGCTACGGGACCAAGAACAATGACGAGCTCGTTCAGAAGAACTTTACATTGGCTGTAGAG gaGTGCCAGGTCCAGAACACAGCAAGAGAGTACATCAAGGCGTACACCACTGTCGCTCAGTCTATTGAATCCTTCGGAGAGATCCCAGA GATTATTCCCATCTACCTGGTTCACCGTCCGTCAAATGACATCCCATACGCCAcactggaggaggagctgatcGGTGACTTTGTCAAGTATTCGGTCAAGGACGGCAAAGAGATCAACCTCATGAGACGTGACTCGGAGGCGGGGCAGAAATGTTGTGCTTTCCAGCACTGGGTCTATCATAAGACGGAGGGCAACCTGCTGGTTACTGACATGCAag gagTGGGAATGAGGCTCACTGATGTGGGGATCGCCACCTGTAAGAAGGG aTATAAAGGCTTCAAAGGAAACTGTTCCACCTCCTTCATTGACCAGTTCAAAGCTTTGCACCAGTGCAACAAATACTGTGAGATACTGGGCCTCAAATCCCTGCAGCCCAAACCTAAAAAGCCTCCATCTGCTCCAAAAGCCAAACCCCAACCCTCTGCTGCACccaagaagaaaacatttggtCCAACAGTGAAGGGCAAGTCATAA